A single region of the Photobacterium sanguinicancri genome encodes:
- a CDS encoding FidL-like protein: MPENSGEMKCTARAIMHFEDTETETVNVNVHFHFAVGGKGSMVVEGYSDSKAGWLYLQRYVKFEYYSQRVSDLERMYKVKSWSSSKSSIDEAPDVIFDYFMREMSDSNHALQIQVKQLNHDTVLLSSINSPLFVCALAD; this comes from the coding sequence ATGCCTGAAAATAGTGGGGAGATGAAATGCACTGCTCGTGCCATTATGCATTTCGAAGATACCGAAACCGAAACCGTGAATGTTAACGTCCATTTTCATTTTGCTGTCGGAGGAAAGGGTTCTATGGTGGTGGAAGGGTATTCAGATTCAAAAGCAGGCTGGTTATACCTTCAGCGGTACGTGAAATTTGAATATTACAGCCAGCGCGTTTCTGATCTTGAGCGTATGTACAAAGTAAAAAGTTGGTCGTCGAGTAAATCATCTATCGATGAGGCACCCGATGTGATTTTTGACTACTTTATGCGTGAGATGTCTGACAGTAATCACGCACTCCAAATTCAGGTTAAACAGCTTAATCATGATACTGTGTTACTGAGTTCGATTAATTCACCGTTATTTGTGTGTGCGCTAGCAGATTAG
- a CDS encoding BMC domain-containing protein gives MGDALGLIETKGLVACVEAADAMCKAANVELIGYENVGSGLVTAMVKGDVGAVKAAVDSGVESAQRVGEVVTSLVIARPHNDIDKIVIKHKA, from the coding sequence ATGGGTGACGCATTAGGTTTGATTGAAACAAAAGGTCTTGTGGCATGTGTTGAAGCTGCAGACGCAATGTGTAAAGCCGCGAATGTCGAACTGATTGGCTACGAAAACGTAGGTTCAGGTTTAGTGACTGCCATGGTCAAAGGTGATGTAGGTGCCGTAAAGGCAGCGGTTGATTCAGGTGTTGAATCTGCACAGCGCGTGGGTGAAGTCGTGACATCGTTAGTGATTGCACGCCCTCATAACGACATCGACAAGATTGTAATTAAGCATAAAGCCTAA
- a CDS encoding BMC domain-containing protein: protein MKDALGLIETKGLVACIEAADAMCKAANVDLIGYENVGSGLVTAMVRGDVGAVKAAVDSGVESAQRVGEVVTSLVIARPHTDIEKIVSQYTMTE from the coding sequence ATGAAAGACGCATTAGGTTTGATTGAAACTAAAGGCTTGGTCGCATGTATTGAAGCGGCAGATGCAATGTGTAAAGCCGCAAATGTTGATCTGATTGGCTACGAAAATGTGGGTTCAGGTTTAGTTACAGCGATGGTTCGCGGTGATGTAGGTGCGGTAAAAGCCGCGGTTGATTCAGGCGTTGAATCTGCACAACGTGTTGGTGAAGTTGTTACTTCGCTAGTGATTGCTCGTCCACATACTGATATTGAGAAAATCGTTTCTCAATACACCATGACTGAATAA
- a CDS encoding BMC domain-containing protein, translating into MRDSLGLIETKGLVPAIEAADAMCKAANIELIGYENVGSGLVTVMVKGDVGAVNAAVESGIEAAQKVGTVVSHRVIARPHNDIEKIASQHRA; encoded by the coding sequence ATGAGAGACTCATTAGGTCTTATTGAAACAAAAGGGTTAGTTCCAGCAATTGAAGCTGCCGATGCAATGTGTAAAGCCGCGAATATTGAACTTATCGGCTACGAAAATGTGGGCTCAGGTTTAGTGACTGTAATGGTAAAAGGCGATGTAGGCGCTGTGAATGCTGCGGTTGAGTCTGGCATCGAAGCGGCTCAGAAAGTTGGCACTGTGGTATCACACCGTGTGATTGCTCGCCCACATAACGACATCGAAAAAATTGCCTCTCAGCACCGAGCATGA
- a CDS encoding acetaldehyde dehydrogenase (acetylating) → MMLDKDLQSIQAARELVKNAKNAQRQFAKFTQEQVDKIVAHIAAEAARHAETLAKSAHQETGFGRWQDKVLKNLFASTQVHQHIRDMKTVGIIADDSAKKVMEVGVPLGVITALVPSTNPTSTIFYKTLIALKAGNAIIFSPHPNAKVCSQQAIDVVKRAALEAGAPEGIVDGVTLLTMQATETLMKSKDVSLILATGGEGMVRAAYASGTPTISGGPGNGPAFIERSANIPQAVKDIITSKTFDNGVICASEQSIIAERCIYDQVHFELVRQGAYLMNEQESDQLAAILLRPNGMINPELVGQCAVTLAQKAGFIVPATTTVLVSPQTTVSPQNPYSREKLCPVLGLYVEENWHTACERVLALLTNEGMGHTLVIHTQNPDVVREFALEKPVFRMLVNTPAALGGIGATTNITPALTLGCGALGGGSSSDNVGPMNLLNVRKVGYGVRSIEDLRQPVAAPAPACEPTFSACVEPTVAPTAVVKSVSIFEDTRFTGSDVAPTVAVIPAASNAIASNQGDDRFTTAVSPANDEINEAQVERIIKQVMGRLAP, encoded by the coding sequence ATGATGTTAGATAAAGATTTGCAATCCATTCAAGCCGCTCGTGAGTTGGTGAAGAATGCGAAAAATGCTCAGCGTCAATTTGCGAAGTTCACACAAGAACAAGTTGATAAAATTGTTGCTCACATTGCTGCTGAAGCCGCGCGCCATGCAGAAACGTTAGCGAAGTCAGCTCACCAAGAAACAGGTTTTGGTCGCTGGCAAGACAAGGTACTTAAAAACCTATTTGCTTCAACCCAAGTACACCAACATATCCGCGATATGAAAACCGTGGGCATTATTGCTGACGACTCAGCGAAAAAGGTCATGGAAGTCGGTGTTCCACTTGGTGTGATTACAGCGTTAGTCCCGTCGACAAACCCAACGTCGACAATTTTCTACAAAACATTGATCGCTTTAAAAGCGGGTAATGCCATCATTTTCTCGCCACACCCGAATGCAAAAGTGTGTAGCCAGCAAGCAATTGATGTTGTTAAACGTGCAGCATTAGAAGCGGGCGCTCCTGAAGGGATTGTCGACGGTGTAACGTTATTAACAATGCAAGCAACTGAAACGCTAATGAAGAGCAAAGATGTGTCTTTGATCTTAGCGACAGGTGGTGAAGGCATGGTGCGTGCAGCTTATGCTTCAGGTACGCCAACTATCAGTGGTGGTCCAGGCAATGGTCCTGCATTCATTGAGCGCAGTGCGAATATACCGCAAGCCGTCAAAGATATTATCACCAGTAAAACATTTGATAACGGTGTTATTTGTGCGTCAGAGCAATCCATTATTGCTGAGCGTTGCATTTATGACCAAGTTCATTTCGAGTTAGTTCGTCAAGGTGCTTACCTGATGAATGAACAAGAATCAGATCAACTTGCTGCAATCTTATTGCGTCCAAATGGCATGATCAATCCAGAGTTAGTTGGTCAGTGCGCTGTTACGTTAGCACAAAAAGCGGGCTTTATTGTTCCTGCTACAACAACGGTATTAGTGTCACCACAAACGACAGTATCCCCGCAAAACCCATACTCACGCGAAAAACTGTGTCCTGTACTTGGTCTGTATGTTGAAGAAAACTGGCACACAGCGTGCGAGCGAGTTTTAGCTTTGCTAACCAATGAAGGCATGGGTCATACCCTGGTTATTCATACTCAGAATCCTGACGTAGTACGCGAATTTGCATTAGAAAAACCTGTCTTCAGAATGCTAGTGAATACGCCTGCAGCCCTTGGTGGCATTGGAGCAACAACCAATATTACGCCAGCCCTGACATTGGGTTGTGGTGCACTTGGTGGTGGTTCTAGCTCCGATAACGTTGGCCCGATGAACTTATTGAATGTAAGAAAAGTCGGCTATGGCGTCCGTTCTATCGAAGACCTTCGTCAACCTGTTGCCGCACCTGCTCCTGCTTGCGAGCCGACATTCAGTGCGTGTGTTGAACCAACTGTCGCTCCGACAGCTGTAGTCAAGTCTGTCAGTATTTTTGAAGATACACGCTTCACAGGTTCTGATGTAGCGCCAACGGTAGCCGTAATTCCTGCTGCTTCAAACGCCATTGCCTCTAATCAAGGTGACGATCGTTTTACAACCGCAGTAAGCCCTGCAAATGACGAGATAAATGAAGCGCAAGTTGAGCGCATCATTAAACAAGTCATGGGTCGTCTTGCGCCATAG
- a CDS encoding EutN/CcmL family microcompartment protein, producing MILATVTGRVVATQKSDELRGSNLLLVTALGDDLEPVKDRTYVAVDCVGAGVNDHVLVEEYFALHKQEYKAMSIVGIVEKIHQGR from the coding sequence ATGATTCTTGCAACAGTGACTGGACGTGTCGTCGCTACCCAGAAAAGTGATGAGCTACGTGGTTCCAATTTATTACTTGTAACAGCACTTGGCGATGATTTAGAGCCTGTGAAAGATCGTACTTATGTCGCGGTTGATTGTGTTGGCGCAGGTGTTAACGACCATGTGTTAGTTGAAGAGTACTTTGCGCTCCATAAGCAAGAGTACAAGGCTATGTCGATTGTCGGCATCGTAGAAAAGATCCATCAAGGTCGATAG
- a CDS encoding 1-propanol dehydrogenase PduQ produces the protein MNEFQIKPAIQFGANALTKLRTLQGQRALIITDQAMVKFGIAEMVGQHLQANQMVVDVFADVTPDPDLAVIANGMKAFVAAKPDVVVAVGGGSVIDAAKGVIYTLSQGGQLQHKPYFVAIPTTSGTGSEVTAFSVIKSNTEKWVVVDEYMLPDLAILDPALVKSVPAAITADTGMDVLCHALEAYVSNQASDFSDALAEKAVQLVFAHLLDCYLQGSDLQAREKMHNASCIAGMAFTNASLGITHSLAHALGGKFGVPHGRANALLMSQIVAFNADFTGACDTPAAKKYARLAAMLGLPAADYREGVRSLLVAIDVLREQLGLPTNIQACGIAEHDFNTALTAMVTLAEQDNCTPTSPRSASAIELETLYRQSFLSAPLT, from the coding sequence ATGAATGAATTTCAGATCAAGCCAGCCATTCAATTTGGTGCTAACGCACTGACTAAATTGCGCACTCTACAAGGTCAGCGTGCATTGATCATCACAGATCAAGCCATGGTTAAGTTTGGTATCGCAGAAATGGTTGGCCAGCATTTGCAAGCGAATCAGATGGTGGTTGATGTATTTGCTGATGTGACGCCCGATCCTGATTTGGCTGTGATTGCGAATGGTATGAAAGCGTTTGTTGCTGCAAAACCAGACGTTGTGGTTGCGGTCGGTGGAGGCTCTGTTATCGATGCGGCGAAAGGGGTGATTTATACCTTATCGCAAGGTGGTCAGTTACAGCACAAGCCGTACTTTGTCGCGATTCCTACAACCAGTGGCACTGGCTCTGAGGTGACAGCCTTTTCAGTGATTAAATCTAACACTGAAAAGTGGGTTGTCGTTGATGAATACATGCTACCAGACCTTGCCATTCTTGACCCTGCATTGGTGAAGTCAGTACCTGCAGCGATCACTGCTGATACCGGGATGGATGTTCTGTGTCATGCGTTAGAAGCTTACGTGTCTAACCAAGCTTCTGATTTTAGTGATGCACTGGCAGAAAAAGCCGTTCAGCTAGTTTTTGCTCACCTGTTGGATTGTTACCTGCAAGGTAGTGACCTTCAAGCACGTGAAAAAATGCACAACGCATCGTGTATTGCGGGTATGGCATTTACCAATGCTTCTTTGGGGATCACCCACAGTCTGGCACATGCGCTTGGCGGTAAATTTGGTGTACCGCACGGCCGTGCCAATGCCTTATTAATGAGCCAGATAGTTGCTTTTAACGCTGACTTCACTGGGGCATGTGATACGCCTGCGGCGAAGAAATACGCACGACTCGCAGCAATGCTTGGTTTACCAGCTGCTGATTATCGTGAAGGTGTGCGTAGCTTATTAGTCGCCATAGATGTGCTACGTGAACAACTTGGGTTACCTACCAATATTCAAGCTTGTGGTATTGCAGAGCATGACTTTAACACCGCACTGACTGCGATGGTAACGCTGGCCGAACAAGACAACTGTACCCCAACCAGTCCGCGCTCCGCGAGCGCAATAGAACTGGAAACCTTGTATCGCCAGAGTTTTCTATCGGCACCGTTAACGTAA
- the cutC gene encoding choline trimethylamine-lyase codes for MANYSLTPRVKMLAEKLLAKNSSINSERATILASIGEDIAGMQPLVKKAQHFSQLMSDLPLYIGQDELIVGSQSSALRGAIFHTEEELNSPSVFGFLNSDTSNTPDYMTVISTGLKVLEQHMESRLKNIGSAISRNGMDEVNQGKAMLLACKGADTLTQRLAAELDAKASAESHPYRKAELQEAAATLRHILGQPARTFKEACQAFYLIQLMMHLDNGGYAVGHIGFDKALYGYYQRDINAGVITAEQAYEVVESLWLKLVELSEVRADVATAGYPMFDWLVQGGQMTDGQLVQNELSTMLLAARNNLASLNNALQMRLYQAGAVAATTTKASCFAAAAECDVKEMEGLTPRMQRLRSNYLKARPSVSIYRAQAFTEVTKKHQGLPLILLRAKAFRFACETAPLLIQDDELIVGHPCGKPRAGAFSPDIAWRWVRDELDTMSTRAQDPFEISEEDKRVIREEIVPFWEGRSLDEICEAQYREAGLWDFSGETFVSDLSYHQINGGGDTCPGYDILLFTKGMNGIKADAEEKLASLSMENPDDIDKIYFYKASIETCEGVVAYSHRIAAHALELAEKETNPQRRAELLTIAQTNENVPANPPKTLQEALQSIWTIESLFEVEENQTGLSLGRLDQYCYPMYRADIDSGRLTEEQALEMMQAFIIKCAELMWMSSELGAKYFAGYQPFINLTVGGQKRQGGDATNDLTLMIMDAVRYVKVYQPSLACRIHNQSPQHYLEKIVDVVKAGMGFPACHFDDSHIKMMLRKGYDFEDARDYCLMGCVEPQKSGRIYQWTSTGYTQWPIAIEFVLNRGRMVLFDSYQGLDTGELNQIHSFEQFERAVKVQIAHIIKLSAIGTVISQRVHRDVAPKPLMSLMVEGCMEQGKDVAAGGAVINHGPGLIFSGLATYVDSMAAIRKLVFEDKKYTLDQIRDAMLANFEGFEELRRDCLNAPKFGNDDNYADEFALDITEWTERECRDYQMLYSTMSHGTLSISNNTPIGELTNATPNGRLAWMPLSDGISPTQGADKNGPTAIIKSVSKMNVETMNIGMVHNFKFLKGLLDTPEGKNGLITLLRTASILGNGQMQFSYVDNEVLKKAQLEPEKYRDLIVRVAGYSAYFVELCKEVQDEIISRTVLEKF; via the coding sequence ATGGCCAACTATTCTCTAACGCCGCGTGTAAAAATGCTGGCTGAAAAGTTACTTGCAAAAAACAGCTCTATTAATTCAGAACGTGCAACTATTTTAGCCTCTATTGGCGAAGACATTGCTGGCATGCAACCGCTGGTTAAAAAAGCACAACACTTCAGTCAACTAATGTCAGATCTACCGTTATACATCGGCCAAGATGAATTAATTGTAGGTAGTCAATCATCAGCATTACGTGGCGCTATTTTCCATACAGAAGAAGAGCTTAATAGCCCGTCGGTATTTGGATTCTTAAATAGCGATACAAGTAACACGCCAGATTACATGACAGTGATTAGCACCGGTCTTAAAGTGCTCGAGCAGCACATGGAATCTCGCCTTAAAAATATTGGTAGCGCGATCAGCCGTAATGGCATGGACGAAGTTAACCAAGGCAAAGCCATGTTGTTGGCTTGCAAAGGTGCCGACACCTTGACCCAACGTTTAGCCGCAGAATTAGATGCGAAAGCGAGCGCTGAAAGTCACCCATACCGTAAAGCTGAACTACAAGAAGCTGCAGCAACACTGCGTCATATTCTTGGCCAACCAGCGCGCACATTTAAAGAAGCGTGTCAGGCGTTCTACTTAATTCAACTGATGATGCACCTTGATAACGGCGGTTACGCTGTCGGCCATATTGGCTTCGATAAAGCGCTTTACGGTTACTACCAACGTGATATTAATGCGGGTGTGATCACCGCAGAACAAGCTTACGAAGTGGTTGAGTCTTTATGGCTGAAACTGGTTGAGCTTTCTGAAGTGCGTGCTGATGTTGCAACTGCTGGCTACCCAATGTTCGATTGGTTAGTGCAAGGCGGCCAGATGACAGATGGTCAACTGGTACAAAACGAACTTTCTACCATGTTACTTGCGGCACGTAATAATCTAGCAAGCTTGAACAATGCGCTACAAATGCGTTTATACCAAGCTGGCGCTGTTGCTGCGACGACGACAAAAGCATCGTGTTTTGCCGCTGCTGCAGAATGTGATGTGAAAGAAATGGAAGGGTTAACGCCACGTATGCAACGCTTACGTAGTAACTACCTAAAAGCACGTCCAAGCGTGTCTATCTACCGCGCTCAAGCATTTACCGAAGTGACCAAAAAACACCAAGGCCTACCGCTCATTTTATTGCGCGCTAAAGCTTTCCGTTTTGCGTGTGAAACGGCACCGCTACTTATTCAAGATGATGAACTTATTGTTGGTCATCCATGTGGCAAACCACGTGCTGGTGCATTCTCGCCAGATATCGCGTGGCGTTGGGTACGTGATGAGCTTGATACCATGAGCACGCGCGCACAAGACCCGTTTGAAATTTCAGAAGAAGACAAACGCGTTATTCGCGAAGAGATCGTTCCGTTCTGGGAAGGCCGTTCGCTTGATGAAATTTGTGAAGCGCAATACCGCGAAGCAGGGCTTTGGGACTTCAGTGGTGAAACCTTTGTCAGTGATTTGTCTTACCACCAAATTAACGGTGGTGGTGATACTTGCCCGGGTTACGACATTCTACTGTTCACAAAAGGTATGAACGGTATTAAAGCTGATGCGGAAGAAAAATTGGCATCGCTAAGTATGGAAAACCCAGACGACATCGACAAGATCTACTTCTATAAAGCATCGATTGAAACCTGTGAAGGTGTAGTGGCTTATTCGCACCGTATCGCAGCACATGCATTGGAATTAGCGGAAAAAGAAACGAACCCACAACGTCGTGCTGAGCTATTAACTATTGCTCAAACGAACGAAAACGTACCTGCAAATCCGCCTAAAACATTGCAAGAAGCACTGCAAAGCATCTGGACTATTGAGTCGTTATTTGAAGTGGAAGAAAACCAAACGGGTCTGTCACTTGGACGTTTAGACCAGTACTGCTACCCAATGTACCGTGCAGATATTGATTCAGGACGCCTAACAGAAGAGCAAGCGCTTGAAATGATGCAAGCTTTCATCATCAAGTGTGCTGAATTGATGTGGATGTCGAGCGAGCTAGGTGCGAAATACTTCGCGGGTTACCAGCCGTTTATTAACTTAACAGTGGGTGGCCAGAAGCGCCAAGGTGGTGATGCAACCAATGATCTTACGCTGATGATCATGGACGCAGTGCGCTATGTAAAAGTGTACCAACCGTCGCTGGCATGTCGTATCCACAACCAATCACCACAGCATTACCTAGAGAAAATTGTGGATGTGGTTAAAGCAGGCATGGGCTTCCCAGCTTGTCACTTCGATGACTCTCACATCAAGATGATGCTACGTAAAGGTTACGATTTTGAAGATGCACGCGATTACTGCCTAATGGGCTGTGTGGAACCGCAAAAATCGGGCCGTATTTACCAATGGACATCAACAGGTTACACCCAATGGCCGATTGCGATTGAGTTCGTTCTAAACCGAGGCCGTATGGTGTTATTTGATAGTTACCAAGGTCTTGATACGGGCGAATTAAACCAAATTCACTCTTTCGAACAATTCGAGCGAGCAGTGAAAGTACAGATTGCACACATCATCAAATTGTCTGCAATTGGTACCGTTATTAGCCAACGTGTACACCGCGATGTTGCGCCTAAGCCACTGATGTCTTTGATGGTTGAAGGCTGTATGGAGCAAGGTAAAGACGTAGCTGCGGGTGGCGCGGTAATCAACCACGGCCCTGGTTTGATTTTCTCTGGTCTAGCGACCTATGTCGATTCAATGGCTGCTATTCGCAAGTTGGTCTTTGAAGATAAGAAATACACCTTAGATCAAATACGAGATGCGATGCTGGCTAACTTCGAAGGCTTTGAAGAGCTTCGCCGCGACTGCTTAAACGCACCTAAATTCGGTAACGATGATAACTATGCCGATGAGTTTGCTCTGGATATTACCGAATGGACCGAACGCGAATGTCGCGATTACCAAATGCTGTATTCAACCATGAGTCACGGCACCTTATCTATCTCTAATAACACCCCAATTGGTGAGTTAACCAATGCAACGCCAAACGGACGTTTAGCATGGATGCCGCTATCGGATGGTATCAGCCCGACCCAAGGCGCTGATAAAAATGGTCCAACAGCCATCATTAAATCAGTCAGTAAAATGAACGTTGAAACCATGAATATCGGCATGGTGCACAACTTCAAATTCCTGAAAGGGCTACTTGATACCCCTGAAGGGAAAAACGGTCTGATCACCTTATTACGTACTGCATCAATTTTGGGTAACGGCCAAATGCAATTCAGCTACGTCGATAACGAAGTGTTGAAAAAAGCCCAACTTGAACCTGAAAAATACCGCGACTTGATTGTTCGTGTTGCAGGCTACAGCGCTTACTTCGTTGAACTTTGTAAAGAAGTTCAGGATGAAATCATCAGCCGTACGGTTTTAGAAAAATTCTAA
- the cutD gene encoding choline TMA-lyase-activating enzyme has product MTGVIEVSNETELKGRIFNIQKYSIYDGDGIRTLIFFKGCNLRCEWCANPEGLSSKFQVMFSHDKCIACGKCADVCPAGVHLMSTDADGNAVHSINRNVDCIGCRKCEDVCMGNALDIMGKDVTVSELMEIVMQDYDFYMSSGGGVTLGGGELSLQTDFAAALLTECKKQMINTAIETQGTTSLANYEKLAKCTDLFLFDIKQIDTNQHRELLGIGNEGVKRNLERLVELGANIVIRMPLIRGHNDSYDSITGAFEYVMELAKRGNGNIQRIDVLPYHQFGKTKYDKLDMIYPITQDLGYSDEELNQLSDFFTKFDFDIRLVRH; this is encoded by the coding sequence ATGACTGGGGTAATTGAAGTGAGTAATGAAACCGAGTTGAAAGGCCGTATTTTTAATATTCAAAAATACTCTATTTATGACGGTGATGGGATCCGTACGCTGATTTTTTTCAAGGGTTGTAACTTACGTTGTGAGTGGTGTGCCAACCCAGAAGGATTAAGCAGTAAGTTTCAAGTGATGTTTAGCCACGACAAATGTATTGCCTGTGGTAAATGTGCCGACGTTTGCCCTGCTGGCGTTCACCTAATGTCGACAGATGCTGATGGCAACGCGGTTCATTCCATTAACCGAAATGTTGATTGTATTGGCTGCCGTAAATGTGAAGACGTTTGTATGGGCAACGCATTAGACATTATGGGCAAAGACGTCACCGTGTCTGAGCTGATGGAAATCGTCATGCAAGATTATGACTTTTATATGTCTTCTGGTGGTGGTGTCACTCTTGGTGGCGGCGAGCTGAGCTTACAAACAGATTTTGCAGCAGCGCTACTTACTGAATGTAAAAAGCAGATGATCAATACCGCCATTGAAACGCAGGGGACAACCAGCCTTGCCAATTACGAAAAGTTAGCTAAATGCACTGATTTGTTCTTGTTTGATATTAAGCAAATCGACACTAACCAGCATCGCGAGCTACTAGGCATAGGTAATGAAGGCGTAAAACGTAACCTTGAACGCCTTGTTGAGCTTGGCGCCAATATTGTGATTCGTATGCCACTGATCCGAGGCCATAACGATTCGTACGACTCGATCACTGGTGCATTTGAATACGTGATGGAGCTAGCCAAACGCGGTAACGGCAATATCCAGCGAATTGATGTTCTACCTTACCACCAGTTTGGTAAAACCAAGTACGACAAGCTCGACATGATTTATCCCATCACCCAAGACCTTGGTTATAGCGATGAAGAGCTGAACCAATTGAGTGACTTTTTCACCAAATTTGATTTCGACATTCGCTTAGTTCGACATTAA
- a CDS encoding BMC domain-containing protein, which produces MMTISLGVIETVGFTAAIHAADAACKAAGVSLAGYRKAGSGLVSVYFEGEISAVKAAVDSGLNAIREQSASNMALVMARPDSSVLAMLARGPILQAVADESERKVPVEETVIQTSIEEEVIPELTSMNEAVQAESIKANDGENKTIATNSLSDSQPAETSEPAVPTAMEQQPAIAKETQEETPVTNEPKRKPASSRRKRASATKSQGSKK; this is translated from the coding sequence ATGATGACGATAAGTCTTGGAGTGATAGAAACCGTTGGCTTCACTGCTGCCATTCATGCTGCGGATGCTGCATGTAAAGCAGCTGGCGTGAGCTTAGCGGGGTACCGAAAAGCGGGTTCTGGATTGGTTTCCGTTTACTTTGAAGGTGAAATCAGTGCAGTAAAAGCAGCGGTGGATAGTGGTCTTAATGCTATTCGTGAGCAGTCTGCAAGCAACATGGCGTTAGTGATGGCACGGCCAGATAGCAGTGTGCTCGCTATGTTGGCGAGAGGTCCTATTTTGCAGGCTGTGGCCGATGAATCCGAACGGAAAGTACCGGTTGAAGAAACCGTAATACAGACTTCGATAGAAGAAGAGGTAATACCTGAACTGACGTCAATGAATGAGGCTGTGCAAGCAGAATCAATCAAGGCGAATGATGGTGAAAATAAAACAATTGCAACGAATTCGTTATCAGACTCTCAACCTGCTGAGACGTCGGAGCCAGCGGTTCCAACAGCAATGGAGCAACAACCTGCAATAGCCAAAGAAACACAAGAAGAGACACCCGTAACCAATGAGCCGAAACGTAAGCCCGCGTCATCGCGTCGTAAACGAGCAAGCGCAACAAAATCGCAGGGAAGTAAAAAATGA
- a CDS encoding phosphate propanoyltransferase: MINTALMNQIQLRLPASQAWAQAVSSDTPVGIPTGVSNRHVHLSQPDIEALFGAGYQLTPLKELRQPGQFAAQECVMVVGPKGSLSKVRVLGPARAETQLEVSKADCYALGIKAPVRESGDLYQSADALLVGTAGHANLQSKVICAQRHIHMSPQDALVLGVEHGQKVRVSAGQQCGLVFEQVVVRVDSRYALEFHIDTDEANAAGIRSGDAVYLVS, encoded by the coding sequence ATGATTAATACGGCATTAATGAATCAAATTCAGCTGCGCCTACCTGCTTCACAAGCGTGGGCACAAGCCGTGTCGTCGGATACCCCTGTTGGTATTCCAACTGGGGTATCAAACCGCCATGTACACCTTTCGCAACCTGATATTGAAGCACTGTTTGGTGCAGGTTATCAACTAACGCCGCTAAAGGAACTGCGTCAACCTGGTCAATTTGCAGCCCAAGAGTGCGTCATGGTTGTTGGTCCTAAAGGCAGTCTAAGTAAAGTGCGTGTATTAGGTCCCGCAAGGGCAGAAACACAACTCGAAGTATCAAAGGCTGATTGCTATGCCTTAGGCATTAAAGCCCCAGTTCGAGAGTCTGGAGATTTATATCAATCTGCTGATGCATTGCTAGTGGGCACTGCTGGGCATGCCAATCTGCAATCAAAAGTTATCTGTGCGCAACGTCATATTCATATGTCACCGCAAGATGCTTTGGTACTAGGGGTTGAGCATGGTCAAAAAGTACGCGTCAGTGCTGGGCAGCAATGTGGGTTGGTATTTGAACAAGTGGTTGTTCGAGTCGATAGCCGTTACGCACTTGAGTTTCATATCGACACGGATGAAGCCAATGCCGCAGGTATTCGTTCAGGCGACGCAGTTTATCTCGTGAGTTAA
- a CDS encoding DMT family transporter: MSESVKKWLWMVLVIASETSATSTLKMFDTSVGFTKTALLAVIVLLYIVCYYSLSQAVKYLPVGLAYATWSGTGILLVSTLGMVFYGQHPDMAAMIGMTIIASGIIIMNLFSKMGEEETEEVEVKTTIKEGEVQC, encoded by the coding sequence ATGTCTGAATCTGTAAAAAAATGGTTGTGGATGGTACTGGTTATTGCATCTGAAACCTCGGCAACATCAACCCTAAAAATGTTTGATACCAGTGTTGGTTTCACTAAAACGGCATTGCTAGCGGTTATCGTTCTTCTTTACATCGTTTGTTATTACTCTCTGTCGCAAGCAGTGAAATACTTACCGGTAGGTTTAGCGTATGCGACATGGTCTGGTACTGGGATCTTATTAGTATCAACCTTGGGCATGGTGTTCTACGGTCAACACCCTGATATGGCGGCAATGATAGGTATGACGATCATTGCCAGCGGCATCATCATCATGAACCTGTTCTCAAAAATGGGTGAAGAAGAAACCGAAGAAGTGGAAGTAAAAACAACAATTAAAGAGGGAGAAGTACAATGTTAA